Genomic DNA from Effusibacillus lacus:
GGAGAGGGACCGGCCTGTGTCCGAAAGCAGATTGCCGCGCCTGCCAAGATTGCCTCCTCTCTTGTAAAGGTGCTGCGTCTAATGGAAGGGGTTGCGGATCAGGCGGCCAGTTCCGTTCGTGCCGATGTGCGGGTGATTGCTCATTTGGGGCGTGGGGCGGCAGACGCTATTTATGAGATTGAGCGGACGGATATTGAGTGGGGTGGCGGCGGAGATGAGGTTCTCCTGGAGCGGATTGAGGAGTGGCGCATCCAGGCCCACGAGGCTGCCTGCCGAATTTTGAATAAGGCAAGGGACGAATCATGGCAAAAGTAAAAGCACAACTTCCGGTAGAGAAAAATCAATACGTGGAACTTGATATAACAGGGCAGGGGCACGAAGGGGAAGGTGTAGGTCGCTATCAGGACTACACCCTGTTTGTGCCGGGGGCCATCAGAGGGGAACGGATCAGGGCGAAGGTGACCAAGGTCAACAAGAACTATGGTTTTGCCAGATTGGTTGAGGTGCTGCAGGCTTCGGAATTTCGGGCAGAACCGCCCTGCCCGATTTATCACCGCTGTGGGGGATGTAATCTGCAGCACATGACCTATGAGGGACAGCTTGCCCATAAAAGGCAACTGGTGGTGGATGCCCTGGCACGGATTGGAAAACTGGAGGATGTTGAAGTTCTTCCCGTGCTTGGCATGGACGAGCCTTGGAAATACCGAAACAAGTCGCAAGTGCCGGTGGGGCTTGTCAACGGCAAGGTAGTCGCGGGTTTCTACGCTCCCCGCACCCACGAAATTATCGACATGGAAGGCTGTTTGATCCAACATCCGTATAGTGACGAGATTGTGGGGAAGGTCAAGCGGGCTCTGGTGGACCTCGGGATCCCGGTATATGACGAGGTCAGCCATCAGGGACTCGTTCGGCATATCGTCGCCCGCGTTGGCTATCACACAGGTGAAACCATGGTGGTGCTGGTGACGAACGGTCGCAAGATTCCTCGTGTGGAGGAGCTTGTGTCTCGTTTGCGGATGGAGATTGGCCACCTGGTATCCATTATTCAGAACGTGAATACGGCGGTCACCAATGTCATTTTTGGACCTGATACCTACACCCTGTGGGGCAAGGATCGGATTGAGGACCGGATTGGCGATGTCCGATTTTCCATCTCGGCCCGTTCGTTCTTTCAGGTGAATCCGGTTCAGACAGAGGTCTTGTATGGGAAGGCTCTGGAATATGCGCAATTGACCGGGAAGGAGACTGTCATTGACGCTTACTGCGGGATTGGCACGATATCGCTGTTTCTGGCGCGGAAGGCCAAGCATGTCGTGGGCGTGGAAGTCGTCGAGGCGGCCATTGAGGATGCCAAGCGGAATGCGGAACTGAACGGAATTGAGAATGTGGGGTTCCTGGAAGGCGAAGCGGAGAAAGTGATTCCCCGGCTGTACGAGGAACGGGGTCTGCGGGCCGATGTGGTCGTGGTCGACCCACCCCGCAAAGGCTGTGACGAAGCTTTGTTATCGACAATTGTGGATATGCGACCAGAGCGGGTTGTCTATGTAAGTTGCAATCCTTCCACGCTTGCCCGCGACCTGCGGTTCCTGGAAGACCGGGGGTACAAGACGCAAGAGGTTCAGCCGGTGGATATGTTCCCGCATACGTATCATGTGGAGTGTGTAACCTTACTAACCTTGAAATAATAAGATTTTTCGGATTGAAAAAATGTGATTCACCACATTTTGACCATATTACGGGCGGTTGAGTTGGCATGCCGGTATTTCACGGTGCTGCCAGGGGGCAAACATTAGGGGACCGGAAACAGTCTCTTTTCTGTTTCTTGACTTTTGTACAGTTTCTTGTCAAGATACTATTATAAGTTACTTATGTGGCATATTATAAAAACGACCGCAGGTGCTGGTAACATACGGTCAGGTACAATAGTCGCCCTCAAAGGGCCACGGCTCAATTGTGGAGCAGGTAGAAGCAAGGTCACCCGGACTTCCCCAAAAAGTTCAAGGGTGACCTACTTCTTTTTATTCTGAGACAGTTTTGTAGCAATCAAAATCCCGAATGCGATCATCAGGGACAATGCTTCATATACTGTCATGGCATCACCCCCTTTCAAAGGGGATCAGCCGCGGCCACCCTTGAAGCGCCGGTTCTATTGTACAGGGATATTATACCAATCAACTTATTTCCCTACAATCATCTGAATGAGGAATCATCTGAATGAGGAAGTGACATCCTACAGTAAAGTTGAATCGAGTTTCAATAAGTCAAGCAGACAGCGTATATGAAGAGAGTACATCGAACAGATATGGGGCAGGCCAAATCATATATCCCCGAATCGGACAAGGGATTTTTAAGATTATGGTAACAGAGGCCTATCATCGGCGTTGTGCCATATCAGGAGAGAAGACATTGCCTGTATTGGAAGCGGCCCATATCAAACCTTACTCTCAAAACGGACCCCACAGCACGAGCAATGGCTTATTGCTGAGAAAGGATCTTCATACGTTATTTGATAGAGGATATATAACCATCAATGAAGACTTGCACATTGAGGTAAGCAAGAGGATAAAGGAAGATTACGGAAACGGCAAAGAGTACTATGCTTTCCATGGTAAAAAGTTAGCTGTGATACCTGACAATATACAAGAAAAGCCGTCATCCCAATTTTTAAGATGGCATAATGAAAATGTTTATTTGGCATAGTTGTGGAACTTCCTGTGATGGAGGTTCCTTTTTTGCGATCATACACTTCCTGACAGACGCTCGAATCCATTCTCTCGGACATTCCTTCTTTGACGTTTGTATCGATAGTCTCTTTTAAAATGCGGTGCTGATTCAGGATTGATGCCGAATTATGGGAATTGATTCGAGCGAACTTGTCGTATGTCTGCAAATTCACAACATCACGTGCATAGCCCGAAGTATCAGCTTATTCTTTTTTCGCCAGTTTACTCACCTCTTCGATGACCCTTTTGAATATTTCACTGCCATAAGGCCAGTGAGTTAATGAGTGAGAGCCACCTTGTTAATAAAATAGAGCCACGACGTTAATCCATGAGAGCCACCGCTGTTTCATCCGGTACAATGGAGGAATGCGTCTCTAAAGCAGAGCGCAAATAAACAGCGGGAGGGGTCACCCAATGACCAAGTATCGAGAAATTCTGCGGCTAAGCGGCATGGGCTTAAGCCAACGTAGCATTGCGTCCAGTTGTCAATGCTCGCGAAACACCGTATCCGAGGTATTGAAGCGTGCGAAGGAGAAAGATCTGTCATGGCCACTGCCAGAAGACGTGGCGGATGCCGATCTGCAGTATCTGTTATTCCCCGAAAAAGCGCAAGTTTCTTCACGCAAGATTCCGGATTGCGAGTACATCCATCGCGAATTAGCCAAGAGCGGCGTCACCCTTAGCCTACTCTGGAGTGAATACTGCGAGATGTGCCGTCTAAGTCAAGAAATTCCCCTGAAGTACACCCAATTCTGTAACTACTACCGCAAGTATGCCGCGACCACGAAAGCCACAATGCATATCCAGCGTAAACCCGGCGAGCAAATGGAAGTCGATTGGGCAGGCCAAACCGCTTCGTTAGTGGACGCAGAGACAGGAGAATTGGTGCCTGTGTACATCTTTGTTGCAGCCTTATCCTGCAGCCAATATGCCTACGTGGAAGGCTTTCTGTCTCAGAATCAGGAAAGCTGGATTGCGGCTCATAACAACGCCTTTACTCATTTTGGCGGTGTTCCAAAATTCTCGTACCCGACAACCTCAAGACCGGTGTTGAACAATCCTCATGGTATTCCCCTGTCATCAACAAAACCTATCATGAAATGGCCGAGCACTATGGCACGGCAGTGATTCCAGCACGCGTCCGAAAGCCCAAGGACAAGCCTAGTGCGGAGGGGACGGTCGGAATCATTTCCACCTGGATTATCGCTGCTTTACGGAATCAGACATTCTTCACGCTGACTGAACTTAACGCGGCCATCGCTGAAAAACTCGCAGCGTTTAATAAGCGCCCTTTTCAGAAGAAACCGGGCAGCAGGCTCAGTACGTTTCTTGATGAGGAGAAACATACCCTGCAACCGCTGCCAGCTTCCTTGTACGAATGCGCCACCTGGAAAGTCGCCACCGTACAGTTTAATTATCACATAGCCGTCGACAAGATGCATTACAGCATCCCCTATGAATATATCAAGCAAAAAGTAGATGTTCGCATCACCAAAGGTGTCATCGAAGTATTCTACAACCATCATCGCATTTGTTCTCATCCCAGGCTCTACGGACGTCCTGGACAATATCATACGGTGGCGGATCATATGCCGGACAAACATAAGCAATACGTTCAATGGAATGCCGAGCGCTTTGTGTCATGGGCACAGCAAGTCGGTCCTTACACCACTGCAGCGATTCAAGCCATTCTGACCGGCCATCGTGTCGAACAACAAGGATACAAGGCTTGTATGGGCGTTCTGAAACTAGCAGACCGCTACTCGCTCGTTCGTGTGGAGGCCGCCTGCGCCAGGGCGCTCAGCTACACCCCACACCCTAGCTACAAACACATTAGCACCATTCTTAAATCCGGTCAGGATCTCATAGTTGACGAGCAGGCGGCGACAACGGAAACCGAATCCGCCAACCGTTCCAGTCAACATGGCTTTACGCGCGGCGCAACTTACTACGGGAGGAAATAACTATGCTTAACGAAACGACCATGAACAAACTCATCAGTATGCGACTCAGCGTGATGGCGGAGTCTCTTCGGGAGCAAATGCAGACGCCTTCTTACTCCACACTGTCCTTTGAAGAACGGCTCGGATTACTCGTGGATGCAGAATGGGCCAGACGCAAGAACAATCAACTGGATCGACTCATCAAAAAGGCGACATTTCGCTATCCAAATGCATGCGTTGAAAACATTGAATATCATGCGGATCGGAAATTGGATCAAGCGCAAATCTTGCGTTTATCCACCGGCAATTTTATTCACGAGAAACATAATGTCATTCTCATGGGGGCATCCGGTGCTGGAAAAACCTATATTGGCTGCGCACTCGGCATTTCCGCATGCCGGAATTTTCTCGCCACCAAGTACATCCGTTTGCCAGAGCTTTTGACCGATCTTGCAATTGCCCGGGGAGACGGAACATATAAGAAAGTGATCGCTCACTACAAGAAAGTTCGCCTGTTGATCATTGATGAGTGGTTACTCGTTCCGCTCACAATGACCGAATCCCGCGACCTGCTAGAAATCATCGAGGCGCGCCATCAAAATGCCTCCACAATCTTCATTTCCCAGTTTTCACCGGAGGGGTGGCACGAGAAAATCAACGAACATACCATGGCGGATGCGATCCTTGACCGCATAGTACACAACTCGTACCATATCCTCATCGATGGAGAAGATTCCATGCGAAAGAAAAAAGGGCTTCAGGTATAATTACACTACTAAAGAGCTGCCTCATATCGGGGTGGCTCTCCAAATTAACATTATGGCTCTATATCCTTAACAGAGTGGCTCTCATTCATTAACCTAGCGGCTCCGGCGCATCGAAATATTCACGGAAATCAATTATCAAAAAGCCCGTCACATCAAGGCTTCTGCGGATTGCAACAGATTACATCCCAGGTAAGAATGTTTCCTCAAACGGGGCATATCGAGACGGTTTGTTCCTTGATATATAAGGGTTTGAGTGAGTGGTTAGGGGAGTTGGGGACGAATTGGGGACGTGCGTAATGCACGTCCCCTTTTCAGTGTTATTTGAAGTTTGCCGGATACATTTGCATCCGATGAAGGTCGATGATCATGTTGCCGCTTGTCAGAATATCCAATCCGATTAGGCCGTTAATGTAATTAATATCCTCATGAAATACACCGAAATCTATTCTGATATCCTTTATCACCAAATCGCCAAGTTCGTACAAGCCTATCGCCGTTTTCGAATTTGATGCCGATTTCTGTTACGATATCAGAGGATAAGAAGGAGTGCGCAGCACCAGTATCAATCACTAAGTTATCGATTGTTAAGGATCGCCCTCTGTAACAAATCGTCATTGATGTTTGCAGCAGATCATCGATCAATTGGATCTGAACCTTAGCGGCTCCTGTAGAAAGGATTTTTTCTGAGTTCTATAGCTATTTTTTCTTGGCCGGTGTGATAGACGATGTTGTTGTTTTTACACTTCAAGAGTTCTCTAGTTGCTTCGTCAGGATCTTGGATTGCTCTGATCAAAGCGACTTCGTCAACGTATTGAACAGTATCTTCTATATGAGAATTCAAAATTTCGAGTAGGACATACTGATCAGGGTAAATGCTTCGAACTTCTTGCCATTGCATAATCCAACACCTCACTAATGGTACTTCACATTTAATTATATCATAATTTGATTCTCCAGTTAGCTCAGGAACCTCTATGAATACGAACTAACGTTTGGTATAATAAAATCAAACATCCGTTCGGGAGTGAGTGTTCATGGCTAAGCAAGAGTCTATCAGCCTGATTCAATTTCAGAAGAAGTTTAAAACTGAATCAGACTGTCATCAGCATTTGTTTAAGATGAAATGACCCGATGGATTCTGCTGCCCAAATAAGGCACGTAAACAGGAAATGGATGCTGAAACGTATGGATGTACAATGGGAGAAACGTGTGTCGGATATTTTGGGAGAGGAAGAATAAGACATTAAAATAAGCGAACACCGCATGACAAATGATGGGAGCTGTAAGCGCTGCTTAAGGCCCGACCGGATTCAGGGATGCAGAGGGAAACCTCCTTGTCACCAGCGCGTTCCCTCCAGCAAAATTGGTAAGCGATTTACGAAAATATTCTGTTTCGCTGGTAATGTGCGGCCATAAGCCCGACAGGCGTATTGTGGATCATCGTTTATAAAATTTTATTCCAACTCTATCAATATGTTCTTTTAATTCCTTGTGATTCAAAGAATTATAGTCTATTACATCCACCGTATAAGGGATGGGCAATTCCTCATTAATATAGGATTGTAATGTCAGAGCTAGACTCGCTGAACATTCTTCTCCCTTAATTGCTAAATCAATATCGCTTCCTTTTTTATAATTGCCTTTTGCTCTGCTGCCGAAGAGGATCACTTCTTCCACTTGAGTATAATGTATAAAAGTATCCAGCAATAACTGAAACGATTTATCTGATATACCAAATTGATTCATTGTTCCGCTCCCAGATTCAGCAAGACTTGTCTCAAAGCGGCATAGTATTGATCAGCAATCAGACTGTAAGCGAGTTCTGCCAAGGCTTCATCGTAAGTGTGTGCCATGAAATTTCTTTTTTGCAGCATATCCAGCCATAATTCACCATCTTCTATTATTTCATATTTAAATGCTTCCTTGATGGTGTCTCTAGGGAATTTTACCGAAATACCTTTTTCTTCCAAATAATCTTTGGTCGTCTTCCATGCCAACTCGAAGGTAAACTGGTAAATCTGAATGACTCCGGCTTTTTCTAACTTGGAAAGTTCCGTTTTAGCCAGGGCCTCTTCTAAATTTTTGAACGCTTTTTCAAAGTTATGAAAGCGTTGTTTCCATCTTATATCGGTGCTCATCATTCATACCTCACTTTTTTTCGTATGTTTTTGGAAAAAATTAATCAAGGACAACAATTCGACCTCAAAGGTCTTGCTTCTCTATAGTATCCTTTTACAAGTAACTTGTAAGATCAATAGGTTCACGTGTTTTTCCGTGCGAATCTATACATAAATTATACCACAAAACCAATACGTACTAACCGGGTAGGCCCCGTTGATCGGGAGCAATAGGAAACTAAGCCCATCCTACCTATCTAAACCGGATTTCGTTATGTTATAGTTTCAATTCTTAAAGTGGGAAGAGGATCTTCATTATATGTGTCTCTTGGAGAAAGAACGGTTTTAGATGGAGGGAATAAAAGCCGGGGTTCGGCTTCTGCTGTCACTGTTTTCCAACGGGTCGTCATAGCACAAGATGATTTACCTCTATTTTGGTATAATGAACATGAGGTGATGGTCTTGGAATTGTTAAGTGATCAAACTGAAGAAGAGCTATTAAATGCACTGAAAGAGAAACAATCCGGATTATTCGTGATTAATGGCAATCTTGTTTCCGTTGAAGGGGAGAACTTTGAAACCAACGAAGAAGACGTTCAGAATATAGATTTACCGAAGAAATCGAAGAATGTATCTGGATCATCCTGATACGAAACGATATACAGCCAGCGAACTCAAGGAGTAACGCAAGAGAGTTAAAAAATAGAATTAAATGCAGCGGCACACCTCGTTGTCATTATTGAACATTTCACACATGTGGAGTGATGTCTTAATCCTGAATGCTCCGAAAGAATACGAGGAAGTTCTCACTGCCTTCGATGCAGAAGTCCATAAAGAGATCAAGAATGAATTCTACCTTTTTGTGCAAGTATTTGGGACAAGCAATGAACAAATCCAGACGCTGGCCCGCAAAGGAGTAGAGGTCCTTGGGGAAGATGGGCTTCTGTGGCTGTCCTACCCCAAGAAGTCTTCCAAAGTCTATAAAGGATCGGATTGCAGCAGGGAAACGGTAGCGGTTCTTCTTGGGGATGAAGGGTATGAGCCTGTATCTCAGGTGGCAATTGATGAAGATTGGTCCGCTTTGCGCTTCCGGAAGGCAGAGAATATCAAGACCATGACCCGGAAGTCGGCTGTGACTGAAAAAGGGAAGCAGAGGATTGGACAATGAAGGGCTTGGATTCGATTTACAGTGAATTGATAAGAATCGACGAAATCTTTGCTTATCTTTCAACTCAATATACTTTAAAGAAGTACAAACCATGGGCTCGCAGAGGTTTAAGGGATAGTCAAAAGCTCTTGCCGTTTCTGGGAAGCGAGATTTTTGAGGAGCCTTGGCTGTCAGTCCGATACAACTGGGAGTGGTTTGACCGTAAGGATTCAAATGGAATCTCGTTTGGGGAACATCTTCTTTTGTCAGACCCAAAGCTGCCCCATCGCTCCGTTCTTGAAAAGATGCTGTCCACCCGGATTGGGGTGTATCAGGTAACCGGCATTCCCAACAAGCAGGAAATGATTCTCAGAGATTTCTTGACTGGCCTTTACTATACTGTTCCGGTAATCAATCCTTCTGAGCTTTGTCTGCCTTGGAGTCTGTTGATTACCAGATTGTATTCCATAGGCAATCGCTGGCTCCTGGTTGAGTATCCGTTTCAGTTGTCACCTGCTTATTCCATCCACTTTCGCGATGTTCGAAAAGAATGGACAGAGAAATCCAGCGGATTGCAGCTTTATTACGAAGCCGCCATGGTGCACAACTCACCGGAAGTGGAAGAACATCTTCAAAAATTGAATTTATTTTTCGACTATTACCACGAGTCGCCGGAAAAGTACAGGGAATTATTGGATAAAGTTGAGGACAGATCTTTTAAACTGGATATTTATCAGACTCTTCATCATGCTATGTGGAAGGAATCTATTGAAACCAAGCGTTGGCCCAACTCCTTTGAACAGGAGTTTCGCTCTTTGGGACTGGCCCCTTTTTTTCGATGGGACTTGGAAATTGCCTCCAACCTGGAGAACCAAGACAGCTATTCAGAGGATGGGTTGGAATTCCTTTGGGATGACGGAGAATTGAGCGATCGTGAAATGATAGACAGGATCAGTCTTTTCCTGGATGAGTTATCCCATATGGGAATTCTGTCGGACAAAGTAAAAGAATTGCTTCTCAAGTGGGAGGAAGGAGAAGAACTTAACGAGTTTGAGTGGCGACTTTTGCAGAACGAAATGAAAAGAGCGGAAAAAATTGCGGGTGAACAGGCTGACCTGGAGGAAAGACAGCTGGTTTCCAGATTGAAGGCCGCGGAGGAGATACAAACCCAAACGGATTTTAACTGGTTCGGGGATACAGTGGACTTGTTTATGCAGGAAGAGATGAAAGAAAAATCGGAGTCAACAAAACGCAAATACATGGATATGTTTGTACGATTTCGAGCCTATCTTGAAAGCTATGCCCCTGCCGATTCCAGTTGGGAGACTCTGAATCGTGAACAGATTGAAGAATTTGTCTGTTGGTGGTATATCCGAAAAGATATGAGCAGTTCCAAAACAGGAGCTGAAAATCTGGTGGGGGCACTGACGAAATTCCTGAAGTGGCTGCACAAACAAGGCTGCAGAGAGTTATGGATCCAGTGCGAACCGCTTTTGAAGGAATGGAAAGTGACCTTGCCGCAATGCTTCAGGATTATGGATTATTTTCACAGGCCCAATATTCAACATCTGGTAAGGATTAATGGGGCATCGGACGGACTTGAAGGATATTTTCAAATCATGGAGCGAAAAGGGGACAAGCGATGGAGGATTACCGATCTGTTTGGTGACCGGTCGTATACAATACATGTATCGAATGAATTGGATCAGTATCTGAGTCCTGGATTCACTTTTTCCGGATTGATTGTAAAAAAAGGGAATCGGTATCTGATGGGGGACCTGTATTTCGTTCATCCTCCCAGTGACAAGTGATTTGAATTAAATCACAAGCCCGAACTTGGGTAAAGCAAAGCATCGTGGCAAATAATTTAGAGAATTTCTTGAAGGGGCGAATAATTGGCACAGGAACAAGAGAGGCACCATGCTGCCTCTCTTGTAATTTTCCGTGCCCATTTTTGCGATCATACACTTCCCGACAGACGCTCGAATCCATTCTCTCTGCCATTCCTACTTTGACGTTTGTATCGATAGTCTCTTTTACAATGCGGTGCTGATTCAGGATTGCCGAATTATGGGAATTGATTCGAGCGAACCTGTCGTATGTCTGCAAATTCACAACCTCACGTGCATAGCCTCGATGTATCAGCTTATTCTTTTTCCGCCAGTTTACTCACCTCTTCGATGACCCTTTGTCCGTCAAATGGTTTTACAAGAAACCCCTTTGCTCCAGACTGAATCGCTTCTATCACCATTGCTTGTTGCCCCATCGCCGAGCACATCAAAATTTTGGCTGCAGGATCCAGTGCAATAATTGCTTGTACCGCTTCGATCCCAGTCATGTCCGGCATGGTGATATCCATGGTCACAACATCGGGGCGAACCAGCCTATACTTTTCCACTGC
This window encodes:
- a CDS encoding cyclodeaminase/cyclohydrolase family protein, with product MEYKNCSLIDFCKEVGRPEIPSPAGGAVIGVVGALLASLTELIARVSIKHSACGGPPVWSAVADAAGELSENLLRFAEEDVQEAARLIRGEGPACVRKQIAAPAKIASSLVKVLRLMEGVADQAASSVRADVRVIAHLGRGAADAIYEIERTDIEWGGGGDEVLLERIEEWRIQAHEAACRILNKARDESWQK
- the rlmD gene encoding 23S rRNA (uracil(1939)-C(5))-methyltransferase RlmD; its protein translation is MAKVKAQLPVEKNQYVELDITGQGHEGEGVGRYQDYTLFVPGAIRGERIRAKVTKVNKNYGFARLVEVLQASEFRAEPPCPIYHRCGGCNLQHMTYEGQLAHKRQLVVDALARIGKLEDVEVLPVLGMDEPWKYRNKSQVPVGLVNGKVVAGFYAPRTHEIIDMEGCLIQHPYSDEIVGKVKRALVDLGIPVYDEVSHQGLVRHIVARVGYHTGETMVVLVTNGRKIPRVEELVSRLRMEIGHLVSIIQNVNTAVTNVIFGPDTYTLWGKDRIEDRIGDVRFSISARSFFQVNPVQTEVLYGKALEYAQLTGKETVIDAYCGIGTISLFLARKAKHVVGVEVVEAAIEDAKRNAELNGIENVGFLEGEAEKVIPRLYEERGLRADVVVVDPPRKGCDEALLSTIVDMRPERVVYVSCNPSTLARDLRFLEDRGYKTQEVQPVDMFPHTYHVECVTLLTLK
- a CDS encoding putative holin-like toxin, which encodes MTVYEALSLMIAFGILIATKLSQNKKK
- a CDS encoding HNH endonuclease, producing the protein MVTEAYHRRCAISGEKTLPVLEAAHIKPYSQNGPHSTSNGLLLRKDLHTLFDRGYITINEDLHIEVSKRIKEDYGNGKEYYAFHGKKLAVIPDNIQEKPSSQFLRWHNENVYLA
- a CDS encoding integrase catalytic subunit — protein: MTKYREILRLSGMGLSQRSIASSCQCSRNTVSEVLKRAKEKDLSWPLPEDVADADLQYLLFPEKAQVSSRKIPDCEYIHRELAKSGVTLSLLWSEYCEMCRLSQEIPLKYTQFCNYYRKYAATTKATMHIQRKPGEQMEVDWAGQTASLVDAETGELVPVYIFVAALSCSQYAYVEGFLSQNQESWIAAHNNAFTHFGGVPKFSYPTTSRPVLNNPHGIPLSSTKPIMKWPSTMARQ
- a CDS encoding Mu transposase domain-containing protein; the protein is MAEHYGTAVIPARVRKPKDKPSAEGTVGIISTWIIAALRNQTFFTLTELNAAIAEKLAAFNKRPFQKKPGSRLSTFLDEEKHTLQPLPASLYECATWKVATVQFNYHIAVDKMHYSIPYEYIKQKVDVRITKGVIEVFYNHHRICSHPRLYGRPGQYHTVADHMPDKHKQYVQWNAERFVSWAQQVGPYTTAAIQAILTGHRVEQQGYKACMGVLKLADRYSLVRVEAACARALSYTPHPSYKHISTILKSGQDLIVDEQAATTETESANRSSQHGFTRGATYYGRK
- the istB gene encoding IS21-like element helper ATPase IstB; protein product: MLNETTMNKLISMRLSVMAESLREQMQTPSYSTLSFEERLGLLVDAEWARRKNNQLDRLIKKATFRYPNACVENIEYHADRKLDQAQILRLSTGNFIHEKHNVILMGASGAGKTYIGCALGISACRNFLATKYIRLPELLTDLAIARGDGTYKKVIAHYKKVRLLIIDEWLLVPLTMTESRDLLEIIEARHQNASTIFISQFSPEGWHEKINEHTMADAILDRIVHNSYHILIDGEDSMRKKKGLQV
- a CDS encoding nucleotidyltransferase family protein, which encodes MNQFGISDKSFQLLLDTFIHYTQVEEVILFGSRAKGNYKKGSDIDLAIKGEECSASLALTLQSYINEELPIPYTVDVIDYNSLNHKELKEHIDRVGIKFYKR
- a CDS encoding nucleotidyltransferase substrate binding protein, whose protein sequence is MMSTDIRWKQRFHNFEKAFKNLEEALAKTELSKLEKAGVIQIYQFTFELAWKTTKDYLEEKGISVKFPRDTIKEAFKYEIIEDGELWLDMLQKRNFMAHTYDEALAELAYSLIADQYYAALRQVLLNLGAEQ
- a CDS encoding DUF3052 domain-containing protein, which codes for MQRHTSLSLLNISHMWSDVLILNAPKEYEEVLTAFDAEVHKEIKNEFYLFVQVFGTSNEQIQTLARKGVEVLGEDGLLWLSYPKKSSKVYKGSDCSRETVAVLLGDEGYEPVSQVAIDEDWSALRFRKAENIKTMTRKSAVTEKGKQRIGQ
- a CDS encoding response regulator — protein: MAKKVLIVDDAAFMRMMLRKILSDAGFAVIEAVNGRDAVEKYRLVRPDVVTMDITMPDMTGIEAVQAIIALDPAAKILMCSAMGQQAMVIEAIQSGAKGFLVKPFDGQRVIEEVSKLAEKE